In the Mytilus trossulus isolate FHL-02 chromosome 1, PNRI_Mtr1.1.1.hap1, whole genome shotgun sequence genome, one interval contains:
- the LOC134696193 gene encoding cytochrome c oxidase assembly factor 7B-like isoform X1: protein MATSASTPYSYDLSNEEDVKHYLKNIEIEYSFHCFSEKNPDGCYRLASFYDTIKIDKKKAMKLYQTNCDDNEHGDSCNKLAKHMMLKGKLGGGIKDGKTEDIFKYHDKACQYGNNESCYSSALMQMDPEYVGENTNLKKCLEYFNKACDRNDGRSCSKLGEIYRKGSHVQKDMTKALEYHKKGCDLEMPQSCVNLSYMYRKGDGIPKNDDLAEKYRDIVKKLAEKDKASTMKMSQ, encoded by the exons atggCAACAAGTGCCAGTACCCCTTATTCGTATGATTTATCGAATGAAGAAGATGTAAAACATTAccttaaaaatatagaaatcgAGTATTCATTTCACTGCTTTAGTGAAAAGAATCCTGATG GGTGTTATAGATTAGCATCATTTTATGACAcaatcaaaattgacaaaaagaaAGCAATGAAGCTATATCAAACAAATTGTGATGATAATGAACATGGGGATAGCTGTAACAAGTTAGCCAAACATATGATGCTGAAGGGAAAGCTTGGGGGAG gcATTAAGGATGGAAAGACAGAGGACATATTTAAATACCATGATAAAGCTTGTCAGTATGGAAACAATGAATCATGCTATTCCTCAGCATTGATGCAAATGGACCCTGAATATGTTGGTGaaaatacaaatcttaaaaaatgtttagaatatttcaataaagcTTGTGACCGAAATGATGGTAGGAGTTGTAGTAAACTAGGAGAGATCTATAGAAAAGGTTCTCATGTCCAAAAAGACATGACAAAAGCATTGGAATATCATAAAAAAGGCTGTGATTTGGAAATGCCACAATCATGTGTGAATCTTAGTTACATGTACAGAAAGGGTGATGGTATTCCAAAAAATGATGACTTAGCTGAAAAATATAGAGACATTGTGAAAAAACTGGCTGAAAAAGATAAGGCatcaacaatgaaaatgagtCAATAG
- the LOC134696193 gene encoding putative beta-lactamase HcpC isoform X2 — MSSENCMTDVQTLQGCYRLASFYDTIKIDKKKAMKLYQTNCDDNEHGDSCNKLAKHMMLKGKLGGGIKDGKTEDIFKYHDKACQYGNNESCYSSALMQMDPEYVGENTNLKKCLEYFNKACDRNDGRSCSKLGEIYRKGSHVQKDMTKALEYHKKGCDLEMPQSCVNLSYMYRKGDGIPKNDDLAEKYRDIVKKLAEKDKASTMKMSQ; from the exons GGTGTTATAGATTAGCATCATTTTATGACAcaatcaaaattgacaaaaagaaAGCAATGAAGCTATATCAAACAAATTGTGATGATAATGAACATGGGGATAGCTGTAACAAGTTAGCCAAACATATGATGCTGAAGGGAAAGCTTGGGGGAG gcATTAAGGATGGAAAGACAGAGGACATATTTAAATACCATGATAAAGCTTGTCAGTATGGAAACAATGAATCATGCTATTCCTCAGCATTGATGCAAATGGACCCTGAATATGTTGGTGaaaatacaaatcttaaaaaatgtttagaatatttcaataaagcTTGTGACCGAAATGATGGTAGGAGTTGTAGTAAACTAGGAGAGATCTATAGAAAAGGTTCTCATGTCCAAAAAGACATGACAAAAGCATTGGAATATCATAAAAAAGGCTGTGATTTGGAAATGCCACAATCATGTGTGAATCTTAGTTACATGTACAGAAAGGGTGATGGTATTCCAAAAAATGATGACTTAGCTGAAAAATATAGAGACATTGTGAAAAAACTGGCTGAAAAAGATAAGGCatcaacaatgaaaatgagtCAATAG